In Bacilli bacterium PM5-9, one DNA window encodes the following:
- a CDS encoding putative nuclease with TOPRIM domain (product_source=COG4026; cath_funfam=3.40.30.10; cog=COG4026; superfamily=53335), translated as MAKDRIKNEEIWQMMREEVIYVLQNNSDISNKEDLLDYFEKYHTQYNISIHDLDYIIAESSYINELLKKNYASQNEFKEKINNLFNEIIEEQINNNYDEPDELAITALYSLFEEVLNNEQLLALMKDNNKSYQEIVKTINK; from the coding sequence ATGGCAAAAGATCGAATTAAAAATGAAGAGATATGGCAAATGATGAGAGAAGAAGTAATCTATGTTTTACAAAATAATAGTGATATTTCTAATAAAGAAGATTTACTAGATTATTTTGAAAAATACCATACTCAATATAATATAAGTATTCATGATTTAGATTATATAATTGCTGAATCTAGCTATATTAATGAATTATTAAAGAAAAATTATGCTAGTCAAAATGAATTTAAAGAAAAAATAAATAATTTATTTAATGAAATAATTGAAGAGCAAATAAATAATAATTATGATGAGCCTGATGAATTGGCTATAACAGCTTTATACTCATTATTTGAAGAAGTATTAAATAATGAACAATTATTAGCATTGATGAAAGATAACAATAAATCATATCAAGAAATTGTTAAAACTATCAATAAATAA